The Populus trichocarpa isolate Nisqually-1 chromosome 11, P.trichocarpa_v4.1, whole genome shotgun sequence genome has a segment encoding these proteins:
- the LOC127905914 gene encoding uncharacterized protein LOC127905914 has product MIFPPSFFDSMEHLPIHLPFEAKAGGPVQYRWMYPFERYLFNLKKKVKNKAHVEASICEAYIVEEISTFISYYFEPHLRMRINRVPRHDDGGEVPSSGNLSIFSNTGRPTPKNAVRGR; this is encoded by the exons atgatattccctccatcattttttgactcaatggagcatctccctatacatctaccgttcgaggcaaaagctggaggaccggtccaatatagatggatgtacccattcgaacg gtacttgtttaatctcaagaaaaaggttaagaacaaggcgcatgttgaggcttcgatatgtgaggcctatattgttgaggagatctcaacatttatctcgtactatttcgaacctcatctgagaatgagaatcaatcgcgttccacggcatgatgatggcggtgaagtgccttccagtgggaacttgtcaatattctccaatactggacgacccacacctaaaaatgccgtaagaggaagataa